The proteins below are encoded in one region of Halogranum gelatinilyticum:
- a CDS encoding alpha/beta hydrolase encodes MSADLPLTHVHVEPSEATEGPAPAVVVLHGRGADEEDLLPVAKQLPDDLHVLSLRAPDRLQGGYTWYELDMSGGGLHQSQPDAEDFRRSLDLVSETIESAIEAYDLDADRIGLLGFSQGCITSLSTLLEGPDRFAWVVGLHGYLAESHADLDPDGIENKPVFLGAGAADRIIPAQRVERAADRFEELGADVHFDVYQAPHGVGQQELQELVAFVEDNY; translated from the coding sequence ATGAGTGCAGACCTGCCGTTGACGCACGTCCACGTCGAACCGTCGGAAGCCACCGAAGGGCCTGCCCCGGCCGTCGTCGTCCTGCACGGCCGCGGTGCCGACGAAGAAGACCTCCTCCCCGTCGCCAAACAGCTTCCGGACGACCTGCACGTCCTCAGCCTGCGTGCACCCGACCGGCTCCAGGGTGGCTACACCTGGTACGAACTGGATATGTCCGGGGGCGGTCTCCACCAGAGCCAGCCCGACGCCGAGGACTTCCGCCGGAGTCTCGACCTCGTCTCCGAGACTATCGAGTCGGCCATCGAGGCCTACGACCTCGACGCCGACCGCATCGGCCTCCTCGGCTTCAGCCAGGGCTGTATCACCAGCCTCTCGACGCTCTTGGAAGGCCCGGACCGGTTCGCGTGGGTCGTCGGTCTCCACGGCTACCTCGCGGAGTCACACGCGGACCTCGACCCCGACGGCATCGAGAACAAGCCGGTCTTCCTCGGCGCGGGTGCAGCTGACCGCATCATCCCCGCCCAGCGCGTCGAGCGCGCCGCCGACCGCTTCGAGGAACTCGGAGCCGACGTCCATTTCGACGTCTATCA